Below is a genomic region from Treponema sp. OMZ 798.
AAAAAATACTTTTTAAATCACCATTGTTTATCCATTCACTTTGTCTTGTATCAACAGAACCTGCAGTTTGGTACTCCTCAATAACCTTATCAATACTGTTATTCTCAAATTTTAATCTACCCTTCTCAAGAATAACCCCCTTATTACAAAGAGATTTAACCGCTGCCATATTATGGCTGACAAAAAGAACCGTTCTCCCCTGTCCTGTCGAAAGTTCACTCATCTTCCCAATAGCTTTCTTTTGAAACTCTGCATCACCTACAGCCAGCACTTCATCGGCTATCAGTATATCGCTATCCAAATGAGCGGCAACTGCAAAGGCGAGACGGACATACATACCGCTTGAATAACGTTTAACCGGTGTATCGATGTGTTTTTCAATACCGGAAAAGTCTATAATCTCATCAAGTTTACGGTCAATCTCAGACTTTTTCATACCCAGTATTGCACCGTTAAGATAAATGTTCTCGCGGCCTGTTAACTCTCCATGAAAACCCGTTCCTACTTCCAATAGGCTTGAAACCTTGCCTTTTATCTTAACGAGTCCTTCAGTAGGAGTTGTTATACGGGAAAGAACTTTTAAAAGAGTTGACTTCCCTGCTCCATTCTTTCCTATTATACCGACCCTATCTCCCTGCTTAATATCAAAAGTTAAATCCTTTAATGCCCAAAATTCGGTATCTGAACCTAAGTATTTATCTTCACCAATTTGCGAATGAGGGTCTTCTTTTCCCCTTTTTAAAGCCCACCAGCTTTGAATGTCTCTAAAAAGAGCTCCATTGTTTATTATTCCCAGTTTATACATCTTAGAAAGATGTTCTATTTTTATTACAGTATTTGACATTTTACATTACACCACATCAATAAAGTTACGCTCATTTTGATTAAACATAATAAGCCCTAAAAATAAAAAGAAAAAAGTCAGCAAAATACTCGAAATAATTGCTTGCATTGGAATCCCACCGGCCCCATAAAACAAAACCCTAAAAAGTTCAATAGGAGCATTCATGGGGTTAGCATATAAGACCCAATGGAACCTTTGAGGAATTTGAGATACAGGATAAACTACAGCCGTAGCATACATTGCAAGATTTAAGGCAAAATTTACTAGGAGTCTTAAATCTTTATACTTAGTTGTTAAAGCCGAGATAACCATCCCCATGCCTGTTGCAACAGCTGCAATCCAAATCAAAATAAGAGGAAAAAGAAGAGCTAACAAAGAAGGTCTTAAAATATCTGAAGTTACTAAATAATAAACAAAAAAGCCCATTAAACACAAAAATTGCACCAATATTCTTGTTACATTACCGGCAATATTACTTATAGGAACGGTAAGACGAGGAAAATAAACCTTTCCAAATAAAGATGCATTATTTACAAAAATATTCGTTGCATCGGTGAAACAACCTGCAAAAAAAGACCATAACATAGTTCCGGCATAATAAAATAAAATATGCGGAACGCCGTCAGTACTTAACTTTGCCAAATTACCGAATACAAAGGCATACATGACCGTCGAAATAAGCGGATTGATAATAAACCATAAGGGGCCCAAAATAGTCTGCTTATACTGTGTAACAAAATCTCTCTTTATAAAAAGAGCAATCAAGTCCCTATATCTTATTACATCTCGTATAGGTATATCCAAGAGTTTTCGTTTGGGTTCAATAATTAAATCCCACGATTCTTCCGCTTTTGTTATAGCCATAAATTATTCCTTAAAAATTATTCAAAATATTCCCATGCAGGCATGATTTCAACTCTTTTGTCTTCCTGCACAAAAACATCATGCGAATTTTCCGTAAGGATTATTCCTTTTTTCAATTTGAAAAAATCCATTGCAGATAACAAGCCTTTTATTTCCCGCTCCGTGTTATCATGCTCCAATTTTAAGCACACTTGAATACACATAGGGGTAGTATACGGATTGATAACAAAATCACATTCACAATTACCTTCGTTATAATAATAAATTTGCTTATCGTCAAAACTGCCGTATTTTCTACGCAACTCGTTAAATACGAAGTTTTCTAAAATATGCCCGGCATTTTCACTAAACGCAAAACCGGCGGTGCGTATAAAACCTATATCCGTAAAATAAACTTTTTTCGGTGCAAGGCTTTGCGCTTTTTGCGACCATGCAAATTTTTGAACCAAACTCAATAAATACGAGTTTTCAAAGTACGAAAAATATTCCAAAATTGTCGTATGAGATTTTACACCGGCAACATTTTTTAGTTTGCTGGGAGAAATCAAAGAACCTGCATGTGAAGCTAAAAAAATATAGAGTCTTTGTAAAGAGCGTTCATCCCATACATTGTACCTGACAGCTATATCCCTGTATAAAATATCTTTTTGAAGCTGTGTTAAAATTTCGGGGTTTTTTAATTTTAAATACTCAGGAAAACCGCCCATTTGAAAATATTTCTTAAAAGAATTATATCCTCTTTTTGTCTTTGAAAAAGTTAAGTATTCGGAATATGAAAAAGGAAAAAGTTCTTTAACAATATGTCTTCCTGTCAGTTTTGTCCCCAGCTCCCTGCTTAAAAGTGAAGCATTGGAACCCGTAAGTACCACTTTAAAACCTTGATCAAGTTTTTGGCGTACATACAGTTCCCAGTTTACTGCAGTTTGAATTTCATCAAAAAAGATGAGTTTTATACCGGTTTCATCTATTATTTCGTCTAAGATTCCATAGTCCGAAACGGAAAATTCAAGCAGACGCAAATCATCAAAATTTAAATAGAAAAACGGTTTTCCGGCCTTTTTTATAAATTGACGCAATAAAGTGCTTTTACCGCACCTTCTTACACCGCTTATAACAAGAGCATGATTTTTTATATCAGGAAGAAAATTTAAAGCAAATCGAAAAACACCGTCATCGGTATTCTTTATACTTTCAGCCTGACTTAAATATATCTCTTTTAATTTCGCCTTTTGCATATATAAAAG
It encodes:
- a CDS encoding ABC transporter ATP-binding protein; this encodes MSNTVIKIEHLSKMYKLGIINNGALFRDIQSWWALKRGKEDPHSQIGEDKYLGSDTEFWALKDLTFDIKQGDRVGIIGKNGAGKSTLLKVLSRITTPTEGLVKIKGKVSSLLEVGTGFHGELTGRENIYLNGAILGMKKSEIDRKLDEIIDFSGIEKHIDTPVKRYSSGMYVRLAFAVAAHLDSDILIADEVLAVGDAEFQKKAIGKMSELSTGQGRTVLFVSHNMAAVKSLCNKGVILEKGRLKFENNSIDKVIEEYQTAGSVDTRQSEWINNGDLKSIFFTPEKMYIINSNGEKVNSFTRDEKNIRFVIEADIKENNPLLNFGISFINSGGQVVFTTWVRDINMDTSFQLGKSKFLFQIPNSWLNIGKYKALMSGGLHHVSYIINPGCEPFISFDVSGSIGTDFGDDVRSGCVLPMLQWSNMQ
- a CDS encoding ATP-binding protein is translated as MQKAKLKEIYLSQAESIKNTDDGVFRFALNFLPDIKNHALVISGVRRCGKSTLLRQFIKKAGKPFFYLNFDDLRLLEFSVSDYGILDEIIDETGIKLIFFDEIQTAVNWELYVRQKLDQGFKVVLTGSNASLLSRELGTKLTGRHIVKELFPFSYSEYLTFSKTKRGYNSFKKYFQMGGFPEYLKLKNPEILTQLQKDILYRDIAVRYNVWDERSLQRLYIFLASHAGSLISPSKLKNVAGVKSHTTILEYFSYFENSYLLSLVQKFAWSQKAQSLAPKKVYFTDIGFIRTAGFAFSENAGHILENFVFNELRRKYGSFDDKQIYYYNEGNCECDFVINPYTTPMCIQVCLKLEHDNTEREIKGLLSAMDFFKLKKGIILTENSHDVFVQEDKRVEIMPAWEYFE
- a CDS encoding ABC transporter permease translates to MTKAEESWDLIIEPKRKLLDIPIRDVIRYRDLIALFIKRDFVTQYKQTILGPLWFIINPLISTVMYAFVFGNLAKLSTDGVPHILFYYAGTMLWSFFAGCFTDATNIFVNNASLFGKVYFPRLTVPISNIAGNVTRILVQFLCLMGFFVYYLVTSDILRPSLLALLFPLILIWIAAVATGMGMVISALTTKYKDLRLLVNFALNLAMYATAVVYPVSQIPQRFHWVLYANPMNAPIELFRVLFYGAGGIPMQAIISSILLTFFFLFLGLIMFNQNERNFIDVV